The nucleotide sequence TAAAAACGCGAACATCGGAGTCGTGCCCTTTGCCAACACCTTCGACTCGACCGTGAGGTCCCGCAGCGTCCAGGACGCGATAACTGCGGCATCAATTTGGCCTAGGTTGATCGCCCGAATCAGGTTCGAGGTGTCCGGAAAGTAGCGGACGCACGGGTCTTCGATCGGACTGCGCTTGATCAGTGACGGCGCCATCAGACCCATCATGCTGGCATTTTCGAGTCGGCCAACACGGGTGCACAGACCGTTTTTTCTGACCTGCCCGGCCAACACCATGGTCGCTTCGCCAGCGTGATAGCCGACGGGTGTTAAGCCCAACTCGATTAGCGGCTGGGTGTTCGCCGGGGTTGCCGCGATCAGGCCCTCGCGGGCGATTTTCAGCGCCGCGCCGGTGTCGCTGATGTCGTAGGTGGCAAAGTCGATGGGTTCACCCAGCACGCGCTCATACAACCGCATTTCCGATTCATAGGTCGCAGCCATGGCGTGGGAGGTGGTGGTACGCGGGAAGCCGACCAGTACATCGCTCCAGCTTAGGGGGCAGGCGAGGACGAGTGTAACGATCAATCGGCGCATCGGGTTTTCCGTCGGTTAAAAGAAAACCATAGCATTAAAATCCGGGCGCCACCGTTGACAGTGCGCACTCTAGGGCTGTAGTACGCTCATCGCAGCCGGTATAGGTGCCATGGTGCCGTTCATCACCGCCTCGCGTGCCCGTTGGTAGCGTGTGACCGCATCCGGATCTTGAGTAATGGCTTGCCACGCCAGGGTGCGCAGCTGTTCTTCCAGCCAGGACAGGTTTTGACCGGTTCGGCGTGCCGCTAACGACTTGGAGCCCAGGCGCAGGTAGTCCTGAAGTTGACCCTCCAAGGTGTCTAGGCCGTTCAATGTGACGGCGCTGATGCTGAGTACCTGCGGTTGCCAAAATCCATTGTGGGTCAACAAGTTGACCGCGTTTTGATAGTGCCGCCGTGACGCTTCGGCCAATAAGGTGGCGTCGCCGTCGGCCTTGTTGACGACGATAAAGTCGGCCAGCTCTAAAATGCCTTTTTTGATGCCTTGCAACTCATCGCCGGCACCCGGCTGCATCAGCACCATGAAGGCGTCGGTCATATTGGCGACGGCATGCTCGGATTGGCCGACGCCCACCGTTTCGACCCAGACCTGGTCGTAACCGGCGGCTTCGCACAACAAAATCGCTTCGCGGGTGCGTTGGGCCACACCGCCGAGGCTATCGCCGGCGGGTGAGGGCCGAATAAAGGCGCCGTCGGCGCGGCTAAGGGACTCCATTCGAGTTTTGTCACCCAGAATCGAGCCGCCGTTAACCGGTGACGAGGGGTCGACCGCCAGCACCGCGACGCGCTGCCCGCGTTCGATGGCGCGCAGCCCAAAGGTCTCGATAAAGGTCGATTTTCCGACCCCAGGTACACCACTGATGCCCAGGCGAGTGCTGGTGCCGGTGTAGGGCATCAGCGAATCCAGCAGTGCGTTGGCGGCCGGCCGGTGGGCCGGGTTTTGACTTTCGACCAGTGTGATGGCGCGCGCCAGTGCGCGGCGGTTGCCCGCGCGCAGGGCGTCGATATCAACCGTTGGATTGAATGGCATCAATCACCTGTGACGCACAGTCGGGTATCGGCGTGCCAGGACCGAAAATCGCGCACACGCCCATGGCGCGCAGTTGGTCGTAGTCTTGGCGTGGAATGACGCCGCCGGCGAAGACCAAAATATCGTCAGCGCCTTCGGCTTTCAGCGCCGCGATCAGTTCCGGCACCAAGGTCAGGTGACCCGCCGCCAGCGAGCTGACGCCGACCGCATGGACGTCGTTTTCGACGGCTTGGCGGGCGACTTCCTCGGGGGTTGAAAACATCGGCGACAAATCCACATCAAAGCCGACGTCGGCAAATGCGGTGGCGACCACTTTGGCGCCGCGGTCGTGGCCGTCCTGGCCCATTTTAGCGACCAGCACGCGCGGCCGGCGGCCCTCGTCGCCGGTAAAGGCGTTGATGCGTTGCCCGATGTCCATCCAGCGTTCGTCCTTGTCGTAGTGGCTGCCATAGACGCCGCTGACGCTGCGGTGCTCGGCTTTGTAGCGGCCAAACTTGGCTTCCATAGCGTCGGAAATTTCACCGACCGTGGCGCGCGCACGAATGGCGTCGATGGCGCACGCCAACAGGTTACCGGATTCGCCGCCGGCGACCGCGGTGATTTTGGCCAGCGCCGCGCTGACAACGCTGTTGTCGCGCTCGGCTTTCAGTGTTGCCAGTTGCGCCAACTGTTCGCCGCGCACGGCCTCGTTGTCGATTTGCAAGGTGTCAACCAGGTCCTCGGTTTCGAGCTTGTACTTGTTGACGCCGACAATGACGTCCTCGCCACGGTCGATACGGGCTTGCTTGTGGGTCGCCGACTCCTCGATACGCAGTTTCGGCAGCCCTGCGTCGATCGCTTTGGCCATGCCGCCTTGCTGCTCGACTTCGTCGATCAATTGGCGGGCGCGATCGGCCAGATCCGCGGTTAAACGCTCCATCATGAAGCTACCGCCCCAGGGATCGACGACCTGGGTAATGCCGGTTTCTTCTTGCAGAATCAACTGGGTGTTGCGGGCAATACGCGCACTGAATTCGGTCGGCAGCGCAATCGCCTCGTCGAAGCTGTTGGTGTGCAAGCTTTGAGTGCCACCAAACACCGAGGCCATGGCCTCGACCGTGGTCCGGACAATGTTGTTGTAGGGGTCTTGCTCGGTCAGCGACCAGCCTGAGGTCTGGCAGTGGGTGCGCAGCATGCTCGATTTGGGGTTGCTCGGTTTGAATTCGGCGACGATTTCTTGCCAAAGCAAACGGGCCGCGCGCAGCTTGGCGATCTCCATGTAGAAGTTCATGCCAATGCCGAAAAAGAAACTCAGTCGCGGCGCGAAGGCGTCGATGTCCAAACCGGCATTCAGGGCGGTGCGGATGTATTCTTTGCCGTCCGCCAAGGTATAGGCCAACTCCAATGCCGCGTCCGCGCCGGCTTCTTGGATGTGGTAGCCGGAAATCGAAATCGTGTTGAACTTGGGCATGTGCTGGCTGCAGTAACTGATGATGTCGCCAATCACGCGCATGCTCGGTTCGGGCGGGTAGATGTAGGTGTTGCGGACCATGAACTCTTTCAAAATGTCGTTTTGAATGGTTCCGGACAGCTGGTCTTGGCGCACGCCCTGTTCTTCGGCCGCGACAATGTAGCCGGCCAAGACCGGCAATACCGCGCCATTCATGGTCATCGAGACGCTGACTTTGTCCAGCGCAATGCCGTCAAACAGGGTCTTCATGTCCAAGATGCTGTCGATCGCTACACCGGCCTTGCCGACGTCACCTTTGACCCGGGGATGGTCACTGTCGTAGCCGCGGTGGGTGGCCAAATCGAACGCCACCGACACGCCCTGACCGCCGGCCGCCAGGGCCTTGCGGTAAAAATCGTTGGACGCTTTGGCGGTGCTGAATCCGGCGTACTGACGAATGGTCCAGGGCCGTCCCGAGTACATGCTGGCCTTGACGCCGCGCACGTAGGGGGCGAACCCGGGGAAACTGTCTTTGAATGCTAAATCGGCAACGTCGTCCGCGGTGTACAGCTGTTTTAAAGTGATGCCCTCGGGCGTCAGCCACGACATTTCGCCAGGCGTTAAGCCCTTGGTTTCCTTGCTGATCAAGGCGGACCAGTCGTTGTAATCGTTCATGCGTGGTCTCCGGCTAAATGATCCAAGCACTCGTCAGTCCAGGCCTGGCGGGCACGTGCGGCGGCAATCGGGTCCTGTACCTCGATCTGTTCGGTCGGTGTGACTTTAAACAGCGGTTGGCCTTTTTTGACCACGCTGGCGTCGCCCTCGACCAAGACCTCGTCAATGGTGCAGCCGAACTCGGCTTTGATCACGTTGAACATTTTCATGACCTCGACGATGTACAGCGGGTCGCCGACCTTGACCACCTGGCCGACGCTGACGAAGGCCGGGTCGCCCGGGGTTTGCTGGGCATAGAACATGCCGCCGCTGGCGGCGACGATTTCATCGCTACGCTGGGTCGGCGGCGGCGCCAATTCGCGCGCGGCACGTTTTTGGGTGTCGGTGTCGAGCAAGAACTCGGGGATGTACAGGTTCAAGTCTTCGGTCACGCACAGGGTTTCAAATTCGACCTGGTCGGCGACCACCGGCAAAATCCGCAGCAAATCCAAGCCCAACTGGAAGTCCGCATGGGCGGCGCTGACGGCTGGCCAGTCCGTGATGCGTGGGTCGCACGCGGCGTCCAAGATGGCTTGGGTTTCGGCCCAGCAGTCGGTGTCCAGCAACCCCGCCAAATCGGTGTAGAAGGCCAACGCCTGGTCAAGGATCGCTTGGTCCTGGGCCCAGATTTGGTTAGCCGCGGGGCTCTTGGGGTCCGGGTCCATG is from Litorivicinus lipolyticus and encodes:
- the meaB gene encoding methylmalonyl Co-A mutase-associated GTPase MeaB, producing the protein MPFNPTVDIDALRAGNRRALARAITLVESQNPAHRPAANALLDSLMPYTGTSTRLGISGVPGVGKSTFIETFGLRAIERGQRVAVLAVDPSSPVNGGSILGDKTRMESLSRADGAFIRPSPAGDSLGGVAQRTREAILLCEAAGYDQVWVETVGVGQSEHAVANMTDAFMVLMQPGAGDELQGIKKGILELADFIVVNKADGDATLLAEASRRHYQNAVNLLTHNGFWQPQVLSISAVTLNGLDTLEGQLQDYLRLGSKSLAARRTGQNLSWLEEQLRTLAWQAITQDPDAVTRYQRAREAVMNGTMAPIPAAMSVLQP
- the scpA gene encoding methylmalonyl-CoA mutase produces the protein MNDYNDWSALISKETKGLTPGEMSWLTPEGITLKQLYTADDVADLAFKDSFPGFAPYVRGVKASMYSGRPWTIRQYAGFSTAKASNDFYRKALAAGGQGVSVAFDLATHRGYDSDHPRVKGDVGKAGVAIDSILDMKTLFDGIALDKVSVSMTMNGAVLPVLAGYIVAAEEQGVRQDQLSGTIQNDILKEFMVRNTYIYPPEPSMRVIGDIISYCSQHMPKFNTISISGYHIQEAGADAALELAYTLADGKEYIRTALNAGLDIDAFAPRLSFFFGIGMNFYMEIAKLRAARLLWQEIVAEFKPSNPKSSMLRTHCQTSGWSLTEQDPYNNIVRTTVEAMASVFGGTQSLHTNSFDEAIALPTEFSARIARNTQLILQEETGITQVVDPWGGSFMMERLTADLADRARQLIDEVEQQGGMAKAIDAGLPKLRIEESATHKQARIDRGEDVIVGVNKYKLETEDLVDTLQIDNEAVRGEQLAQLATLKAERDNSVVSAALAKITAVAGGESGNLLACAIDAIRARATVGEISDAMEAKFGRYKAEHRSVSGVYGSHYDKDERWMDIGQRINAFTGDEGRRPRVLVAKMGQDGHDRGAKVVATAFADVGFDVDLSPMFSTPEEVARQAVENDVHAVGVSSLAAGHLTLVPELIAALKAEGADDILVFAGGVIPRQDYDQLRAMGVCAIFGPGTPIPDCASQVIDAIQSNG